CAAAACCACAAGCAACGGAAGAATTTTTAATAAAATATGATTCCATAATATTCTATTTTTAGAATATCCTCTGGCTCTTAAAACCTTCGTATAAGGGGATTTTAATTCGATTTCGGTAAGACTGAGAGCAAACTGATAAATTCTAGCCCAGACTCTAGAACCCAGAGCAATTCCCGGCAAAATCACATAAGTGCTATTCCAAGGTTCGTAACCGCCCGGAGGAAACCATTCCAGTTGTACAAAAAAAATCAGAAGTAAAACAACTCCCACTACAAAAACCGGTGTGGACAAAATCCAGTTACTCAGAAATAAAAATACGCTTTTAAAAATTCCTTCTTCCTTTTTAGAACCGATAAGCGCCAACGTTACCGCAAAAAAACTCCCCCAACCCACCGAAAAAACCGCGAGGTGTAACGTGGGAAGAACTCTCGAAAAAATATGTTTCCAGACTGATTCCCCAGAAGTGGTTTTACCGGATTGAAATATTATAATTCCTTTAACAAAGGAAAACACCCGAGGCAAAAAGGATTCTTGTTCTAGAAAAGATTCTTCCTTAGAAAAGGACGAATCTGCATAAAGATATTCTTTATTCAAAGAACGTAGATGACCGAAAAGAACGGAGAAAAAAATTAATGCGACAAGAAATAAAAGGAACCTAGAGATTTCTCCCTGCACGGTTAGACGTTCCGAGAAAAAGCTTTTTGGATTTCCTCGAAGGATCCGGAACGAATCAATTTTTCTCTATCTTCTTTTACATTTAATGCTTTTGCAATCTGTGCAAGCGTCTTGATATGTTCTTGAAATTTGGTTTTGGGAACGATGAGAAGAATAAAAATATGAACCGGTTGATGATCGATCGAATCGAAATCGATTCCGTTCGGATTGAGTCCCATCACACATTTGAGTTCATCCACAAGATTGACAGAACAATGAGGAATCGCAACTCCACTTCCAATTCCGGTTGACATTGACTTTTCTCTGGCAAGAAGAGACTCTAAGATTTCTTCTTTATTTTCTGCGTCTATCTGATGTGTATCGATCGCCTTTTGCAGGAGTTTGGAAATCACTTCTTCTTTGCTTCCAGATTCCAAATTGAAAATGACTGTTTCTGGTTGAAGAAGAGTCAAGAGCTGATTCATATCCACTTCCCTGACTTTTCGTTTTGTTGTTTATGTTTGCTACAATACACGATCATCATTCTAACTACAATTCGAACGGTTCTAATTGCCCGAAATTATCGACTCTGCTTCCCAGAAATATACGGATCAAACTGGCTTCAATGAAAAAATAGAAAACGGAAAAGGTGAAAATCGGTAAAGAAAAACGTACCAAAACTTGGATGACATAAAAAAGAACCACGGTCGCTAAAACCGCTATGAATGAATAAATCCAAACGGTATATAAATTTCTTCCGGGTGAAGCAAAAAGAATCGAGAACGATACCCAAGCGGACAGAAGAACGGGAAAATATTCCAAAGCTAAATTTCCAACGACTACGATCAAACCAGTTATAAAAATCAAAGGAATCTGAAAAGAGTTTGGTCTTTTTAAAAAAACAGGAATCAAAAAAAGAATCGAATACGCTCCCATAGTTTCTAAAGAAGAAAATCTCAAAGGAGAATAACCTTCCTGTGAAAAAGAAAGAACGCTGAAAATATCCGAAATAGATTCGTCCCTAAAAGACAAATTCGGTTTACCTGCAATCCCGGAAAAAATATCTACCGTAGGCAACAAAAGATAAAAGAATAAAAAAATCAAAAGTTGGATCAAAGAAAGTGGTGCTTGAATCCGAAAGCGATCAAAAGAATTCAAAAAAATTCCAGCGATTCCCGCAAGTATGGCCCAGACTATCGTTCCGGAGTGAATCGGCAAAAGAAGAACAAAAATTCCTGTATGAACGATCCATTT
The nucleotide sequence above comes from Leptospira kirschneri serovar Cynopteri str. 3522 CT. Encoded proteins:
- a CDS encoding ABC transporter permease, with product MQGEISRFLLFLVALIFFSVLFGHLRSLNKEYLYADSSFSKEESFLEQESFLPRVFSFVKGIIIFQSGKTTSGESVWKHIFSRVLPTLHLAVFSVGWGSFFAVTLALIGSKKEEGIFKSVFLFLSNWILSTPVFVVGVVLLLIFFVQLEWFPPGGYEPWNSTYVILPGIALGSRVWARIYQFALSLTEIELKSPYTKVLRARGYSKNRILWNHILLKILPLLVVLILLDFSSLLSGAMIVEEIFFFPGIGKSMYYAIQTMDAELLSALLFYSGLTFYIFSRVSIRFQESLTGKENLF
- a CDS encoding PTS sugar transporter subunit IIA, which codes for MNQLLTLLQPETVIFNLESGSKEEVISKLLQKAIDTHQIDAENKEEILESLLAREKSMSTGIGSGVAIPHCSVNLVDELKCVMGLNPNGIDFDSIDHQPVHIFILLIVPKTKFQEHIKTLAQIAKALNVKEDREKLIRSGSFEEIQKAFSRNV